The following proteins are co-located in the Zonotrichia albicollis isolate bZonAlb1 chromosome 1, bZonAlb1.hap1, whole genome shotgun sequence genome:
- the LOC102069617 gene encoding microtubule nucleation factor SSNA1 — MTQQGAVLQGYNNELVKCIEDLCMQKEELNKQIQQAEEEKNKLQHEIQVLSEQLECVCENLAQKVASRNELDKILAETEAAYMKILDSSRTLLNVLKKEVGSLKHSPDLKSNVT, encoded by the coding sequence ATGACTCAGCAGGGAGCTGTTCTTCAGGGTTACAATAATGAACTAGTGAAATGCATTGAAGATTTATGTATGCAGAAAGAAGAATTGAACAAACAAATCCAGCAagcagaagaggaaaagaataaACTCCAGCATGAAATCCAAGTCCTCAGTGAACAGCTGGAGTGTGTATGTGAAAACCTGGCCCAAAAAGTGGCTTCACGGAATGAGCTTGATAAAATACTTGCTGAAACTGAAGCTGCTTACATGAAGATTTTGGATAGCTCTAGAACTTTACTTAATGTCCTGAAGAAGGAAGTGGGAAGCTTAAAGCATTCACCAGATCTGAAAAGCAATGTAACGTGA